A single window of Desulfovibrio sp. G11 DNA harbors:
- a CDS encoding sigma-54 interaction domain-containing protein gives MNFTTDLTQALDKALKLMARQLHMMRGAITLISPHTGEIRTEAGYGLKPAELRRGRYVRGEGITGRVIESGRPMYISNVSEEPLFLNRTRSRDLSKEGISFICVPIRLNDQVVGALSVDHLLVDEATLEDEMRLLTIVSTLLGHAALETQGRMDEETSSPLRPRGFVGNSEGMQKVYAQIAQVAPSVTTVFLQGESGTGKELAARAIHSGSARAGKPFISLNCAALPENLIESELFGHERGAFTGASATRKGRFELAHGGTLFLDEVGELSLMTQAKLLRVLQERAFERLGGMETHYVDVRFITATNRNLEHMVAKESFRRDLFYRLNVFPIYLPPLRGRPEDILPLANHFIRKFAQANGRENVRLSLSVMDMLQRYAWPGNIRELENVMERAVLLLGREGLVLPQHLPPALHGAHCAGISGESACAARPGFSGSLQDQLDELERASIVEALEFSQGQMGKAAASLGLTERIMALRMKKYEINYKEFRPRHNRS, from the coding sequence TAAGGCGTTAAAGCTCATGGCCAGGCAACTGCACATGATGCGCGGGGCCATTACCCTCATCTCGCCGCATACTGGCGAGATACGAACAGAGGCGGGCTACGGCCTGAAACCTGCTGAACTACGGCGCGGCCGTTACGTGCGCGGTGAAGGCATCACGGGCAGAGTTATTGAAAGCGGCCGCCCCATGTACATCTCCAATGTATCTGAAGAACCGCTGTTTCTTAACCGTACCCGTTCACGCGATTTGAGCAAGGAAGGCATTTCCTTTATATGTGTGCCCATTCGTCTCAATGATCAGGTTGTGGGCGCGCTTTCTGTGGATCATCTGTTAGTGGATGAAGCTACCCTTGAAGATGAAATGCGCCTTCTGACCATAGTATCCACGCTTCTTGGGCATGCCGCGCTGGAAACTCAGGGGCGCATGGACGAAGAAACGTCCTCCCCCCTGCGCCCCAGAGGGTTTGTAGGCAATTCCGAGGGGATGCAAAAAGTCTATGCCCAGATAGCCCAGGTGGCTCCCTCAGTAACAACGGTATTTCTTCAGGGTGAGTCGGGTACGGGTAAAGAGCTTGCCGCCCGTGCCATTCACTCAGGCAGCGCCCGTGCCGGTAAGCCATTTATTTCTCTCAATTGTGCGGCCTTGCCGGAAAATCTGATAGAGAGCGAACTGTTTGGTCATGAGCGCGGGGCTTTTACCGGGGCCAGCGCCACGCGCAAGGGACGGTTTGAACTGGCCCACGGCGGCACACTGTTTCTTGATGAAGTGGGCGAGCTGTCTCTCATGACCCAGGCCAAGCTTTTGCGTGTCTTGCAGGAGCGTGCCTTTGAGCGCCTGGGCGGAATGGAAACCCATTATGTGGACGTACGTTTTATCACTGCCACCAACAGGAATCTTGAACACATGGTTGCCAAGGAAAGCTTCCGGCGCGACCTTTTTTACCGGTTGAACGTGTTTCCCATCTATCTGCCTCCGCTGCGGGGGCGGCCTGAAGATATACTTCCGCTTGCCAACCATTTTATCAGAAAATTTGCTCAGGCCAATGGACGGGAAAACGTACGTCTTTCTTTGTCTGTGATGGATATGCTGCAACGTTACGCATGGCCGGGCAACATTCGCGAACTGGAAAATGTCATGGAAAGGGCGGTACTGCTTTTGGGCCGTGAAGGCCTTGTTTTGCCGCAACACCTGCCCCCGGCTTTGCATGGAGCACACTGCGCCGGTATAAGCGGAGAGAGCGCCTGTGCAGCGCGCCCAGGATTTTCCGGCAGCCTGCAGGATCAGCTGGATGAGCTTGAACGGGCTTCCATAGTCGAAGCTCTGGAATTCAGCCAGGGCCAAATGGGCAAGGCCGCTGCGAGCCTTGGCCTGACAGAGCGTATCATGGCGTTACGCATGAAAAAATATGAGATCAATTATAAGGAATTCCGTCCCAGGCATAACCGTTCATAG
- a CDS encoding ammonium transporter, producing the protein MNAPDTAFVIICATMVMLMIPALALFYGGLVRARNVLSTHMYSYACLGLVSVLWALVGYTLAFGDDMGGLVGNFRFALLDGVNGNPAPMAPQLPHTVFMGFQCMFAVLTVALISGAYAERMRFSAMLLFSALWLVLVYAPMAHWVWGGGWMGRMGALDFAGGAVVHMSSGAAALACAQALGPRISTGSRHVPHNLPLTLLGGGILWFGWFGFNAGSALAAGTLAGQALVTTHMAAACGILGWIIVEWKHTGKPTSLGAISGALAGLVAITPGAGFVDVLPAMLIGFIGGMVCYGGVLLKSRFGYDDALDVVGIHGLGGTWGALATGLFASAAVNGVDGLFYGNPGQVWIQLASIAGTWAFVYVATRIIVRLVGAMVGLRVAPEEEYSGLDLGEHNERGYNL; encoded by the coding sequence ATGAATGCCCCTGATACTGCCTTTGTCATTATCTGCGCCACCATGGTCATGCTCATGATTCCGGCTTTGGCCCTGTTTTATGGTGGCCTGGTCCGCGCCCGCAATGTTCTTTCCACCCATATGTATAGCTACGCCTGCCTTGGGCTTGTTTCCGTCCTTTGGGCGCTTGTGGGCTACACACTGGCCTTTGGCGACGATATGGGCGGACTTGTGGGCAATTTCAGATTTGCTCTGCTTGACGGGGTGAACGGCAATCCCGCCCCTATGGCGCCGCAGCTGCCGCATACGGTTTTTATGGGCTTTCAATGTATGTTTGCCGTGCTCACGGTAGCCTTGATTTCAGGAGCGTACGCAGAACGTATGCGTTTTTCTGCCATGCTGCTTTTCTCTGCCTTGTGGCTGGTTCTTGTGTACGCTCCTATGGCTCACTGGGTGTGGGGCGGAGGCTGGATGGGCCGGATGGGCGCACTGGATTTTGCCGGTGGCGCTGTGGTGCACATGTCTTCGGGAGCCGCCGCGCTTGCCTGCGCCCAAGCCTTGGGTCCCAGGATTTCAACCGGCTCACGGCATGTTCCCCATAATCTGCCGCTGACGCTTCTCGGTGGCGGTATCCTCTGGTTCGGCTGGTTCGGCTTTAACGCCGGCAGCGCGCTGGCCGCAGGAACCCTTGCGGGGCAGGCGCTGGTGACAACGCATATGGCGGCGGCATGCGGCATTCTTGGCTGGATAATTGTTGAATGGAAGCATACGGGCAAGCCTACCAGCCTGGGAGCAATCTCCGGCGCTCTGGCAGGGCTTGTGGCCATTACCCCGGGCGCTGGTTTTGTGGATGTGCTGCCAGCCATGCTCATAGGCTTTATCGGCGGAATGGTCTGCTACGGCGGTGTATTGCTGAAGAGCCGGTTCGGTTATGACGATGCCCTTGACGTCGTGGGCATACACGGCCTCGGCGGAACCTGGGGCGCACTGGCTACAGGTTTGTTCGCCAGCGCGGCAGTCAATGGCGTGGACGGTCTTTTTTACGGAAATCCCGGCCAGGTCTGGATACAGCTTGCATCCATCGCAGGTACCTGGGCTTTTGTTTATGTTGCCACGCGCATCATTGTCCGTCTGGTGGGCGCAATGGTCGGATTGCGGGTTGCCCCCGAGGAAGAGTACAGCGGCCTTGACCTCGGCGAACACAATGAGCGCGGTTATAATCTGTAA
- a CDS encoding P-II family nitrogen regulator: MKKLEIIIRPGMFEKVRDVLSELGIHGLNYTEIKGFGRQRGHTEVYRGAIMQVDCLPKIKIEMVLHDNMLEPAVNAVMLTARTGQVGDGKIFISAVEDAVRIRTGQRGDAAL, encoded by the coding sequence ATGAAGAAGCTCGAGATAATTATTCGTCCCGGTATGTTTGAAAAAGTCAGGGATGTGCTCTCAGAACTGGGCATACACGGATTGAACTACACAGAAATAAAAGGATTCGGGCGGCAACGCGGCCATACTGAAGTGTACCGCGGCGCTATAATGCAGGTGGACTGCTTGCCCAAGATAAAAATTGAAATGGTTTTGCATGACAACATGCTTGAACCGGCAGTGAACGCGGTGATGCTCACTGCACGCACAGGGCAGGTGGGAGACGGAAAGATTTTTATCAGCGCTGTGGAAGATGCCGTGCGCATCCGCACAGGTCAACGTGGTGATGCGGCCCTGTAG